Proteins encoded in a region of the Streptomyces sp. NBC_00258 genome:
- a CDS encoding phage holin family protein has protein sequence MKNFVVKTLANAGALAVAVWLLDKITLSGDSTGKEIGTLLLVALVFGLVNFLVKPIVQVLTFPLFILTLGLITLVINALMLLLTSWLADKLDLSFHVEGFWTAVLGGLIISIVSWALNVVLPDKD, from the coding sequence ATGAAGAATTTCGTAGTCAAGACGCTCGCCAACGCCGGCGCACTGGCCGTCGCCGTGTGGCTGCTCGACAAGATCACCCTGTCCGGTGACAGCACGGGCAAGGAGATCGGCACGCTGTTGCTCGTCGCACTGGTCTTCGGCCTGGTCAACTTCCTGGTCAAGCCGATCGTGCAGGTGCTGACGTTCCCGCTGTTCATTCTCACGCTCGGCCTGATCACACTGGTGATCAACGCCCTGATGCTGCTGCTCACCTCGTGGCTGGCGGACAAGCTCGACCTGAGCTTCCACGTCGAGGGCTTCTGGACCGCCGTCCTGGGCGGCCTGATCATCTCCATCGTCTCCTGGGCGCTGAACGTCGTCCTCCCCGACAAGGACTGA
- a CDS encoding DUF2269 domain-containing protein, producing the protein MKLSRPARRATLVVHVAASAGWLGLTLGLLALGITAATTGSAVTVEASVRAMKLFADWLLLPLAILTLLSGLVLSLGTPWGLARHRWVYIKFWLTLATITATVFALRPGVGSAVTAVSAGGPLPDAGDVLFGPIVSLSAYLFMTVISVLKPWGLTRRGRRLREQKSVGQKSRGQKISAAARKSVDAERASQTA; encoded by the coding sequence GTGAAACTAAGCCGCCCCGCACGCCGGGCCACCCTCGTCGTCCATGTAGCCGCCTCCGCGGGCTGGCTCGGGCTCACGCTCGGGCTGCTCGCTCTGGGGATCACCGCGGCCACCACAGGGTCCGCGGTGACCGTGGAGGCCTCCGTACGCGCCATGAAGCTGTTCGCCGACTGGCTCCTGCTCCCCCTCGCGATCCTCACGCTCCTGAGTGGTCTGGTGCTGTCCCTCGGCACTCCGTGGGGACTGGCGAGGCATCGCTGGGTCTACATCAAGTTCTGGCTGACCCTGGCCACGATCACCGCCACTGTCTTCGCGCTGCGTCCCGGCGTCGGTTCCGCCGTCACGGCTGTTTCGGCAGGCGGCCCGCTGCCTGACGCCGGTGACGTTCTGTTCGGGCCGATCGTCTCGCTGTCCGCCTATCTCTTCATGACGGTGATCTCGGTCCTCAAGCCCTGGGGACTGACCCGGCGTGGACGGAGGCTGCGTGAGCAGAAGTCAGTCGGACAGAAGTCGCGTGGGCAAAAGATCAGTGCGGCTGCCCGGAAATCGGTGGACGCCGAGCGGGCATCTCAGACAGCCTGA
- a CDS encoding HAD family hydrolase, translating to MARLHLFDLDGTLLHGTSAPVEISRQLGLEAETVALDEAIGAGLIGPPEYATQVHALWRDLTEVHVATAFASAPWLEGIQDVWADIRGSGDYSAVVSLSPSFFVERLTGWGAHAAYGSRFPAVPFTEPVDPAGILSAAAKVRIADRLCAEFGVARADCVAYGDSMSDRDLFGVVPVSVAVNADRHVEGLATHSYVGRDLRGAYELVCPAR from the coding sequence ATGGCGAGACTTCATCTCTTCGATCTGGACGGGACCTTGCTGCACGGCACCTCGGCGCCTGTGGAGATCTCCCGGCAGCTCGGCCTGGAAGCCGAGACCGTGGCGCTCGACGAGGCGATCGGAGCGGGGCTCATAGGCCCGCCGGAGTACGCGACGCAGGTGCACGCCCTCTGGAGAGATCTCACCGAGGTGCATGTGGCGACCGCCTTCGCGAGTGCGCCGTGGCTGGAGGGCATCCAGGACGTCTGGGCGGACATCAGGGGGAGCGGCGACTACAGCGCCGTTGTCTCGCTCTCACCCTCGTTCTTCGTCGAGCGGCTGACGGGGTGGGGCGCGCACGCCGCGTACGGATCACGCTTCCCCGCGGTGCCGTTCACCGAGCCGGTGGACCCTGCCGGGATCCTGAGCGCGGCGGCCAAGGTACGGATCGCGGACCGGCTCTGCGCGGAGTTCGGGGTGGCGAGAGCCGACTGCGTCGCGTACGGCGACTCGATGTCCGACAGGGATCTGTTCGGGGTGGTGCCGGTATCCGTCGCCGTCAACGCGGACCGGCATGTGGAAGGTCTCGCCACCCACTCCTACGTGGGGCGGGATCTGCGGGGTGCCTATGAATTGGTGTGCCCTGCCCGGTAA
- a CDS encoding globin domain-containing protein: protein MDAPTTTSADNGTSGGSGGGGWFTPHKPPEPPAGGEQEAPEGHRLAALRPVGRPTTGADATTGQRIPPTDETVSDTERVDTGVTETLGRHAGSPDGGPTGARFVPADAPRADAPRADAPRAGAAHAGAAHAGPTATPAMTYEATPAPQAHTGPPAPPGPDHAPRVPDWRSVPAPAAVAVPAPAQAASPDAVLIRRTMAEVGPVADKVTSYFYALLFVRHPELRQLFPAAMDTQRDRLLRALLTAAEHIDNTEVLVAYLKNLGRGHRKYGTRPEHYPAVGECLIGSLSRFAAGWDGETEAAWVRAYTTISQVMIDAAATDELRAPAWWHGEVVSHDLRTPDVAVITVRPDQPYPFLAGQYASLETPWWPRIWRHYSFASAPRSDGLLSFHVKAIPAGWVSNALVHRARPGDVVRLGPPAGSMTVDHTTDSGLLCLGGGTGIAPIKALVEDVAEHGERRPVEVFYGARTDHDLYDIDTMLRLQQSHPWLAVRPIVDQHGHLNLPDAVREYGPWNEYDAYLSGPPGMIRSGVDALRDIGIPSERIRHDSVEELAVTGD from the coding sequence ATGGACGCTCCGACCACCACGTCGGCCGACAACGGCACTTCAGGGGGTAGTGGCGGGGGCGGCTGGTTCACGCCGCACAAGCCGCCGGAGCCGCCCGCGGGCGGCGAGCAGGAGGCGCCCGAGGGCCACCGCCTGGCCGCGCTGCGCCCCGTCGGCAGGCCCACAACGGGCGCCGACGCCACGACTGGGCAACGAATACCCCCGACCGACGAGACCGTCTCCGACACCGAACGAGTCGACACCGGAGTCACGGAGACGCTCGGCCGCCACGCGGGTTCCCCTGACGGCGGCCCCACCGGCGCCAGGTTCGTACCTGCCGACGCTCCCCGTGCCGACGCTCCCCGTGCCGACGCCCCCCGTGCCGGGGCCGCTCATGCCGGAGCTGCTCATGCCGGGCCGACCGCGACGCCAGCCATGACGTACGAGGCGACACCCGCCCCGCAAGCCCACACCGGTCCCCCCGCCCCACCTGGGCCCGACCACGCGCCGCGCGTTCCCGACTGGCGCTCCGTTCCTGCCCCCGCCGCCGTAGCCGTTCCTGCCCCCGCACAGGCCGCCTCCCCCGACGCCGTCCTCATCCGCCGGACCATGGCCGAGGTGGGTCCCGTCGCCGACAAGGTCACCTCGTACTTCTACGCGCTGCTCTTCGTACGGCACCCGGAGCTGCGCCAGCTCTTCCCCGCTGCGATGGACACTCAGCGGGACCGGCTCCTGCGGGCACTGCTGACCGCGGCCGAGCACATCGACAACACCGAGGTCCTGGTCGCGTATCTGAAGAACCTCGGCCGTGGCCACCGCAAGTACGGCACCCGCCCCGAGCACTACCCGGCCGTCGGCGAGTGCCTGATCGGCTCGCTCAGCCGGTTCGCCGCAGGCTGGGACGGGGAGACCGAGGCTGCCTGGGTGCGGGCGTACACAACGATCTCGCAGGTCATGATCGACGCCGCAGCCACGGACGAACTGCGGGCGCCGGCCTGGTGGCATGGCGAGGTGGTCTCGCACGACCTCAGGACCCCGGACGTCGCCGTCATCACGGTCCGCCCCGACCAGCCGTACCCCTTCCTCGCCGGGCAGTACGCGAGCCTGGAGACCCCTTGGTGGCCGCGGATCTGGCGGCACTACTCCTTCGCCTCGGCGCCCCGCTCCGACGGACTGCTGTCGTTCCACGTGAAGGCGATTCCGGCGGGCTGGGTCTCCAACGCGCTGGTGCACCGCGCCCGCCCCGGCGACGTCGTCAGGCTCGGCCCTCCGGCCGGCTCGATGACCGTCGACCACACCACCGACAGCGGCCTGCTCTGCCTGGGCGGCGGTACCGGCATAGCGCCGATAAAGGCCCTGGTCGAGGACGTCGCCGAACACGGCGAGCGGCGCCCGGTCGAGGTGTTCTACGGAGCCCGCACCGATCACGACCTGTACGACATCGACACGATGCTCCGGCTTCAGCAGAGCCACCCCTGGCTCGCGGTGCGCCCGATAGTGGACCAGCACGGGCATCTGAATCTCCCCGACGCCGTACGCGAGTACGGGCCGTGGAACGAGTACGACGCGTATCTTTCGGGCCCGCCCGGCATGATCCGCAGCGGGGTCGACGCGCTCAGGGACATCGGCATCCCGTCGGAGAGGATCCGTCACGACTCGGTGGAAGAACTCGCCGTGACCGGAGACTGA
- a CDS encoding LysR family transcriptional regulator, whose protein sequence is MDLALLRTFVTVHRAGSFTRAAALLGLSQPAVTSQIRTLERQLGRPLFLRQARGVTPTTMGDELAHKAAPHLDALVEIAETGLDEDSSVRTLHLAGPPEFTAERALPALTELTGDDGQGFALRASFGNAEETLEGLAAGHHDLAISTARPRGALLTATPLCDEEHVLVAAPRWADRLGSGSLRHRGEPSLENFPVVEVHESLPFVARYWASVFDSRPAASGTVIVPDLRAVLACATTGAGLAVLPRYLCAPALARGDVVALTEPAVPPLRTYFLVVRTGTLAMPHIARAHEWLMHAAIDWS, encoded by the coding sequence ATGGATCTGGCCTTGCTGCGGACCTTCGTGACCGTGCACCGGGCCGGCTCCTTCACCCGCGCGGCCGCCCTGCTGGGCCTCTCGCAGCCTGCCGTCACCTCCCAGATCCGGACCCTCGAACGACAGCTGGGACGCCCTCTCTTCCTGCGTCAGGCCCGTGGAGTGACCCCTACGACCATGGGCGACGAACTCGCCCACAAGGCGGCACCCCATCTCGACGCCCTGGTGGAGATCGCCGAGACCGGTCTCGACGAGGACTCCTCCGTACGCACGCTCCATCTCGCCGGCCCGCCGGAGTTCACCGCCGAACGCGCCCTGCCCGCGCTCACCGAGCTGACCGGGGACGACGGCCAGGGCTTCGCGCTGCGTGCCTCCTTCGGCAACGCGGAGGAGACGCTGGAAGGACTCGCCGCCGGACATCACGATCTGGCCATCAGTACGGCCCGCCCGCGCGGCGCCCTGCTCACCGCGACTCCGCTCTGCGACGAGGAGCACGTCCTGGTCGCCGCCCCGCGCTGGGCCGACCGCCTCGGCTCCGGCTCGTTACGTCACCGGGGCGAGCCCTCCCTGGAGAACTTCCCCGTGGTGGAGGTGCACGAGTCGCTGCCGTTCGTCGCCCGCTACTGGGCCTCCGTCTTCGACTCCCGCCCGGCCGCCTCGGGCACCGTCATCGTCCCCGACCTGCGCGCTGTCCTCGCCTGTGCGACCACCGGCGCCGGGCTCGCGGTGTTACCGCGCTATCTGTGCGCACCGGCTCTGGCGCGGGGAGACGTCGTCGCACTGACCGAACCCGCGGTGCCTCCGCTTCGTACGTACTTCCTGGTGGTACGCACCGGCACACTGGCCATGCCCCATATTGCGCGGGCGCACGAGTGGCTCATGCACGCCGCCATAGACTGGTCATGA
- a CDS encoding GNAT family N-acetyltransferase, with protein MSTPSPAFQPIRRLTPRDLTACADLAENRGWPREEHKWGLLLTAGTGYGIDDPDGGLVTACVVTSYGPQERPALAAIGMVLVAERHARQGVGRRLMQHVVAELDTTPVTLHATPYGRPLYEELGFKTTGRAEMVRGHFVPGGPEPEVATRAATAEDLNAILRLDEGVFGTDRTHMITRLPAFADQLRVAEENGRIIGYAAAWPNLDNHVVGPLIARDTETAKALIASLAAHVDGPLRTDIDVRHEELLAWVKERGLAPLSFNAVMTYGISELPGDWTRRFAPLTVAAG; from the coding sequence GTGTCGACTCCTTCCCCCGCCTTCCAGCCCATCCGCCGTCTGACCCCACGCGATCTCACCGCCTGCGCCGATCTCGCCGAGAACCGCGGCTGGCCCCGCGAGGAGCACAAGTGGGGCCTCCTGCTCACGGCCGGTACGGGTTACGGCATCGACGACCCCGACGGGGGCCTCGTCACCGCCTGCGTCGTGACCTCGTACGGGCCCCAGGAGCGCCCCGCCCTGGCCGCGATCGGCATGGTGCTGGTCGCCGAGCGGCATGCCCGCCAGGGCGTCGGACGCAGGTTGATGCAGCATGTCGTCGCCGAGCTGGACACCACACCGGTGACGCTGCACGCGACGCCGTACGGGCGCCCTCTCTACGAGGAGCTGGGATTCAAGACCACCGGACGGGCCGAGATGGTCCGCGGCCACTTCGTCCCGGGCGGCCCTGAGCCCGAGGTCGCCACGCGTGCGGCCACGGCCGAGGACCTCAATGCGATCCTCCGGCTCGACGAAGGGGTCTTCGGTACCGACCGCACGCACATGATCACGCGCCTGCCCGCCTTCGCCGACCAGCTGCGTGTCGCCGAGGAGAACGGCCGGATCATCGGCTACGCGGCCGCCTGGCCCAACCTGGACAACCATGTCGTGGGTCCGCTGATCGCCCGGGACACGGAGACGGCCAAGGCGCTCATCGCCTCGCTGGCCGCCCACGTCGACGGACCGTTGCGCACCGACATCGACGTACGGCACGAGGAGTTGCTGGCGTGGGTGAAGGAACGCGGGCTCGCCCCCCTGAGTTTCAACGCGGTCATGACGTACGGCATCTCGGAGTTGCCGGGCGACTGGACGCGGCGGTTCGCTCCGCTCACGGTGGCTGCGGGCTGA
- a CDS encoding low molecular weight protein-tyrosine-phosphatase, translating into MPYRVCFVCTGNICRSPMAESVFRARVAEAGLDGLVEVDSAGTGGWHEGDGADPRTVSVLEAGGYEGGHAARQFHADWFTRLDLVIALDAGHLRALRRLAPTEADAEKVRLLRSYDPAVASASGVDLDVPDPYYGGLDGFEECLEMVEAASPGLLAAVREQVEGQAA; encoded by the coding sequence ATGCCCTATCGCGTGTGCTTCGTCTGCACCGGCAACATCTGCCGCTCCCCGATGGCCGAATCCGTCTTCCGCGCGCGGGTGGCTGAGGCCGGGCTGGACGGTCTGGTCGAGGTGGACAGCGCCGGCACCGGCGGCTGGCACGAGGGCGACGGCGCCGACCCACGCACCGTCTCCGTCCTCGAAGCGGGCGGCTACGAAGGCGGCCATGCGGCCCGCCAGTTCCACGCCGACTGGTTCACCCGGCTCGACCTGGTCATAGCCCTCGACGCCGGCCACCTGAGGGCCCTGCGCCGCCTCGCCCCCACTGAGGCGGACGCCGAGAAGGTGCGGCTGCTGCGCTCGTACGACCCTGCCGTCGCGTCGGCCTCGGGAGTCGACCTCGACGTACCGGACCCCTACTACGGGGGCCTGGACGGCTTCGAGGAGTGTCTTGAGATGGTGGAGGCGGCGAGCCCCGGCCTGCTCGCCGCGGTACGGGAGCAAGTGGAGGGACAGGCGGCATGA
- a CDS encoding GNAT family N-acetyltransferase, with amino-acid sequence MGDLEIRPAVPDDVPAIVAMLADDPLGAQRESPDDLSPYLAALERLSDDPNQHLVVAVREGRVVGTLQLTIIPGLSRKGATRSIIEGVRVHADERGSGLGTRFIEWAIDRSRSEGCQLVQLTSDVIRTDAHRFYERLGFTASHVGFKLQL; translated from the coding sequence ATGGGAGATCTTGAGATACGACCGGCTGTCCCGGACGACGTCCCTGCCATCGTCGCGATGCTCGCCGACGACCCTCTGGGAGCGCAGCGCGAGTCACCGGACGACCTGAGTCCCTATCTGGCCGCCCTGGAGCGCCTGAGCGACGATCCGAACCAGCACCTGGTCGTCGCCGTGCGCGAAGGCCGAGTCGTCGGCACGCTCCAACTCACGATCATTCCGGGGCTGTCCCGCAAAGGTGCGACCCGCTCGATCATCGAAGGCGTACGCGTCCATGCCGACGAGCGCGGCAGCGGCCTGGGCACCCGCTTCATCGAGTGGGCGATCGACCGTTCCCGGAGCGAGGGCTGCCAGTTGGTGCAGCTGACCTCCGACGTCATCCGCACCGACGCCCACCGGTTCTACGAACGGCTCGGCTTCACGGCTTCCCATGTCGGGTTCAAGCTGCAGCTCTGA
- a CDS encoding DUF5326 family protein, whose product MREIFAGMPWWIKWVAVPVIALVVFGGLIASVVGFVIGLLFKLLVFVALVGGLIYVVRRFMSSSSSRSDW is encoded by the coding sequence ATGCGAGAGATCTTCGCGGGTATGCCGTGGTGGATTAAGTGGGTCGCGGTGCCGGTCATCGCCCTGGTCGTGTTCGGCGGCCTGATAGCGAGCGTCGTCGGGTTCGTGATCGGCCTGCTCTTCAAGCTGCTGGTCTTCGTGGCGTTGGTCGGCGGACTGATCTACGTCGTACGGAGGTTCATGTCGAGCTCCTCGTCGAGGAGCGACTGGTAG
- a CDS encoding NUDIX domain-containing protein: MTVRPVVKRTARAVLLDGNDLVLIKRTKPGVDPYWLTPGGGVEPEDTTVVDALHREVHEELGAKITDVVPCFVDTVEHIGEDASTTGVKVQHFFVCRLESMDPSLRHGPEIDEPCGEYEIVRIPFTRVGIASVHLVPLSLRHYLDGNIEGVLAMHAPDLG; the protein is encoded by the coding sequence ATGACCGTCCGACCCGTGGTCAAGCGCACCGCCCGGGCCGTCCTACTGGACGGCAATGACCTGGTCCTCATCAAGCGGACCAAGCCCGGCGTCGATCCCTACTGGCTGACGCCCGGCGGCGGGGTCGAGCCGGAGGACACGACCGTCGTCGACGCACTCCATCGTGAGGTGCACGAGGAACTCGGCGCCAAGATCACCGATGTGGTGCCCTGCTTCGTCGACACCGTCGAGCACATCGGCGAGGACGCGAGCACGACCGGCGTGAAGGTCCAGCACTTCTTCGTCTGCCGCCTGGAATCCATGGACCCCTCGCTGCGCCATGGCCCCGAGATCGACGAGCCCTGCGGAGAGTACGAGATCGTGCGGATCCCCTTCACCCGCGTGGGAATCGCTTCCGTCCATCTCGTACCGCTGTCGCTGCGGCACTATCTCGACGGAAACATCGAGGGCGTACTGGCGATGCACGCACCCGACCTGGGCTGA
- a CDS encoding MarR family winged helix-turn-helix transcriptional regulator, with protein MTATDPALTALAQGWCALSLLHGRIEAHIERALQTKHDLSVREYSLLDVLSRQHDGDGGHLQMKQVADAVVLSQSATTRLVTRLEDRGLLSRYLCPTDRRGIYTNVSAAGLKLLDEARPTNDAALREALDAAAKVPELAPLVRVVESASVPTPA; from the coding sequence ATGACAGCGACGGACCCCGCGCTCACCGCCCTCGCCCAGGGCTGGTGCGCCCTCTCCCTGCTGCACGGGAGGATCGAGGCGCACATCGAACGGGCCCTGCAGACCAAGCACGACCTGAGCGTGCGCGAGTACTCGCTCCTCGACGTCCTCAGCCGTCAGCACGACGGAGACGGCGGCCATCTCCAGATGAAGCAGGTCGCCGACGCGGTCGTCCTCAGCCAGAGCGCCACCACGCGACTGGTGACCCGCCTCGAGGACCGCGGGCTGCTCTCGCGCTACCTGTGCCCGACCGATCGCCGTGGCATCTACACGAATGTCAGCGCGGCGGGCCTCAAGCTCCTCGACGAGGCCCGGCCCACCAATGACGCCGCCCTGCGCGAGGCGCTCGACGCAGCCGCCAAGGTTCCCGAACTGGCTCCGCTGGTCCGCGTCGTGGAGTCGGCAAGCGTGCCGACGCCTGCGTAG
- a CDS encoding cupin domain-containing protein: MKAFRLDELEAERAANDGAYLQFLREKNMSVGLYALDAGTQDPQQPHRQDEVYFVVSGRAAITVGMETTQVARGSVVYVPAGVAHKFHHISEDLRVVVVFSPPES; encoded by the coding sequence ATGAAGGCATTCCGGCTGGACGAACTGGAGGCGGAGCGCGCCGCCAACGACGGTGCGTACCTCCAGTTCCTGCGTGAGAAGAACATGTCGGTCGGCCTGTACGCGCTCGACGCGGGCACCCAGGACCCGCAGCAGCCCCACCGCCAGGACGAGGTGTACTTCGTCGTCAGCGGCCGCGCCGCGATCACGGTCGGCATGGAGACGACCCAGGTGGCACGCGGCAGCGTCGTCTACGTGCCTGCGGGGGTGGCCCACAAGTTCCACCACATCAGCGAGGATCTGCGGGTCGTGGTGGTCTTCTCTCCGCCGGAGAGCTGA
- a CDS encoding GlcG/HbpS family heme-binding protein, whose amino-acid sequence MSTTAVAPLTIQDAEALVTAARRAAEAADVTVSVTVLDAGGHLLAFRRDDRAVLISGETSTRKAYTALQLDTPTADLVDAVQPGGLFHTLPTALDRPLLFIAGGVPVHRDGRLVGAIGVGGGAPEQDHAFATTALKTLA is encoded by the coding sequence ATGAGCACCACCGCCGTCGCCCCGCTGACCATCCAGGACGCCGAGGCTCTCGTCACGGCCGCTCGTCGCGCCGCGGAAGCCGCCGACGTCACGGTCAGCGTCACCGTCCTCGACGCGGGCGGCCACCTGCTCGCCTTCCGGCGCGACGACCGGGCCGTGCTGATCTCCGGTGAGACCAGCACCCGCAAGGCCTACACGGCACTGCAGCTGGACACCCCCACAGCCGACCTCGTCGACGCCGTGCAGCCGGGTGGTCTCTTTCACACCCTGCCCACCGCCCTCGACCGCCCGCTGCTCTTCATCGCGGGTGGCGTCCCGGTTCACCGCGACGGCCGTCTGGTCGGCGCGATCGGAGTCGGCGGTGGCGCGCCGGAGCAGGACCACGCCTTCGCCACCACCGCGCTGAAGACGCTCGCTTAG
- a CDS encoding cystathionine gamma-lyase, producing the protein MTDSVTGVGDGTRAVRAGLPEPVKHEPTLPGPVFAAHFHLPGDPTGPYTYGRDENPTWTHLERAIGELEAPGHDDVETLVFASGMAAISAVLFSQLGAGDTVVLPDDGYQVLPLVRAQLEAYGIEVRTAPTGGDAQLDVLDGAKLLWIETPSNPGLDVCDVRRLVEAAHARGCLVAVDNTLATPLGQRPLELGADFSVASGTKQLTGHGDILLGYVTGGDAVAMASVRRWRKIVGAIPGPMEAWLAHRSLATLHLRVERQNANALVIAEALRDRHEELGVRYPGLPGDPSHKIASQQMRRFGCVVSFTLPTRARADRFLDALRLVDDATSFGGVRSTAERRGRWGGDAVPEGFIRFSAGAEDPQDLVADVLRALDESAQ; encoded by the coding sequence ATGACAGATTCCGTTACGGGAGTGGGTGACGGCACACGCGCGGTGCGGGCGGGGCTGCCCGAGCCCGTCAAGCACGAGCCGACCCTCCCGGGGCCGGTGTTCGCCGCCCACTTCCATCTGCCGGGCGACCCCACCGGCCCGTACACATACGGCCGCGACGAGAACCCGACCTGGACCCATCTGGAGCGCGCCATCGGCGAGCTGGAGGCTCCGGGGCACGACGACGTCGAGACGCTCGTCTTCGCCTCCGGCATGGCCGCCATCTCGGCCGTCCTCTTCTCCCAGCTGGGCGCCGGCGACACGGTCGTGCTGCCCGACGACGGCTACCAGGTGCTGCCGCTCGTGCGCGCACAGCTGGAGGCGTACGGAATCGAGGTGCGCACCGCCCCGACCGGCGGCGACGCCCAGCTCGACGTCCTCGACGGCGCGAAGCTGCTGTGGATCGAGACCCCGTCGAACCCGGGGCTCGACGTGTGCGACGTACGGCGGCTCGTCGAGGCGGCGCACGCGCGTGGCTGTCTGGTCGCCGTCGACAACACCCTGGCGACCCCGCTCGGACAGCGCCCGCTGGAACTGGGCGCCGACTTCTCCGTGGCCAGCGGCACCAAGCAGCTCACCGGGCACGGAGACATCCTCCTGGGGTACGTCACCGGTGGCGACGCCGTGGCGATGGCCTCCGTACGGCGCTGGCGCAAGATCGTCGGGGCGATTCCGGGGCCCATGGAGGCGTGGCTCGCGCACCGCTCCCTCGCGACGCTCCACCTGCGCGTGGAACGGCAGAACGCCAATGCACTGGTGATCGCCGAGGCCCTGCGCGACCGGCACGAGGAACTCGGGGTCCGTTATCCGGGGCTGCCCGGCGACCCGTCGCACAAGATCGCCTCTCAGCAGATGCGGCGCTTCGGGTGCGTGGTGTCGTTCACGCTGCCCACGCGCGCGCGTGCCGACCGTTTTCTCGACGCGCTGCGATTGGTGGACGACGCGACCAGCTTCGGCGGGGTGCGGTCGACGGCCGAGCGGCGCGGCCGCTGGGGCGGTGACGCGGTGCCGGAGGGCTTTATCCGCTTCTCAGCCGGTGCCGAGGATCCTCAGGACCTCGTGGCCGATGTGCTGCGTGCGCTCGACGAGTCCGCTCAGTGA
- a CDS encoding MFS transporter, producing MPLALLALAIGAFGIGTTEFVIMGLLPEVAGDFGVSIPTAGFLVTGYALGVMFGAPLMTVLGTKVSRKRMLMLLMGLFIIGNLLSAVAPSFSVMLIGRVVASLAHGAFFGIGAVVAADLVAPDKKAGAIAMMFTGLTVANVVGVPLGTLIGQSAGWRVTFTIVAALGVLGLAGIAKLVPDMPKQEGVRLRHELAAFKNVQVLLAMAMTVLGFGGVFAAITYIAPMMTHVGGFADGSVTWLLVLFGLGMVGGNLVGGRFADRALMPMLYVSLGALAVVLALFTLTAHNKIAAAVTIALIGALGFATVPPLQKRVLDQAHGAPTLASAVNIGAFNLGNALSAWLGGLVIAAGLGYTAPNWVGAALAAAALALAVLSAALERRADATDATDGLVVTGAASAESAQQKAAVHH from the coding sequence ATGCCTCTCGCGCTTCTTGCCCTCGCGATCGGGGCCTTCGGAATCGGAACCACCGAGTTCGTGATCATGGGTTTGCTGCCCGAGGTCGCCGGTGACTTCGGTGTCTCCATCCCCACCGCGGGCTTCCTCGTGACCGGCTACGCACTCGGCGTCATGTTCGGCGCGCCGCTCATGACCGTCCTCGGTACCAAGGTGTCCCGCAAGCGGATGCTGATGCTCCTGATGGGGCTGTTCATCATCGGCAACCTGCTCTCCGCCGTCGCTCCCAGCTTCTCCGTGATGCTGATCGGCCGCGTGGTCGCCTCGCTCGCACACGGTGCCTTCTTCGGCATCGGTGCCGTCGTCGCCGCAGACCTCGTCGCGCCCGACAAGAAGGCCGGCGCCATCGCGATGATGTTCACCGGCCTGACCGTCGCCAACGTCGTCGGTGTACCGCTGGGCACCCTCATCGGCCAGTCCGCCGGCTGGCGCGTGACCTTCACGATCGTCGCCGCTCTGGGTGTCCTCGGCCTGGCGGGCATCGCCAAGCTCGTCCCCGACATGCCCAAGCAGGAAGGCGTGCGCCTGCGCCACGAGCTCGCCGCGTTCAAGAACGTCCAGGTACTGCTGGCGATGGCGATGACCGTCCTCGGTTTCGGCGGAGTCTTCGCGGCGATCACCTACATCGCGCCGATGATGACGCACGTGGGCGGCTTCGCCGACGGCTCCGTCACCTGGCTGCTCGTCCTCTTCGGCCTCGGCATGGTCGGCGGCAACCTCGTCGGCGGCAGGTTCGCCGACCGCGCCCTGATGCCGATGCTGTACGTCTCCCTGGGCGCCCTGGCGGTCGTACTCGCCCTGTTCACGCTCACCGCGCACAACAAGATCGCGGCGGCCGTGACCATCGCGCTGATCGGTGCCCTCGGGTTCGCCACCGTGCCGCCGCTCCAGAAGCGGGTGCTCGACCAGGCGCACGGCGCCCCGACACTCGCCTCCGCCGTGAACATCGGCGCCTTCAACCTCGGTAACGCCCTCTCCGCCTGGCTCGGCGGCCTCGTCATCGCGGCCGGCCTCGGCTACACCGCCCCCAACTGGGTCGGTGCCGCCCTCGCTGCCGCCGCTCTTGCGCTCGCCGTCCTCTCTGCCGCTCTGGAGCGCCGGGCCGACGCCACGGACGCCACCGACGGCTTGGTCGTCACCGGGGCGGCCTCGGCGGAGTCCGCGCAGCAGAAGGCCGCTGTCCACCACTGA